One segment of Microbacterium arborescens DNA contains the following:
- a CDS encoding WcbI family polysaccharide biosynthesis putative acetyltransferase encodes MPHTPVPFRGADLPEGFGLVVGNCQAESMRIVLDAADRPTLRVPPVHEMDAADVERLHELLPRASFLVAQPVRDDYHGLRLGTRQLAASLSSSARLVTFPVVRYAGLHPFQAALHVDGIDEVPPIVAYHDIRTLAAAAGLPTVSGLDRRTVRRIESDSLAELRRREASIDVAASDLLRPSSAELMRTVNHPGNGVWLPLAERVLAALGLPGEPTDPGRPLLNAVRAPLEDWVVDAWGLPESPRRSWIVDGVEVEPSLVAEAHAEWYRAHPGFVAAATVRLRDMIDHWRE; translated from the coding sequence ATGCCTCACACCCCTGTCCCGTTCCGAGGTGCAGACCTCCCCGAGGGCTTCGGGCTCGTCGTCGGCAATTGCCAGGCGGAGTCGATGCGGATCGTCCTCGACGCCGCCGACCGTCCAACGCTCCGGGTGCCTCCCGTCCATGAGATGGATGCCGCAGACGTCGAGCGGCTGCACGAGCTGCTTCCGCGGGCATCGTTCCTCGTCGCGCAGCCCGTGCGCGACGACTACCACGGCCTGCGTCTCGGCACCCGCCAGCTGGCCGCATCGCTCTCCTCATCCGCGCGCCTCGTCACCTTCCCGGTCGTGCGCTACGCGGGGCTGCATCCGTTCCAGGCGGCGTTGCACGTCGACGGGATCGACGAGGTGCCGCCGATCGTGGCCTACCACGACATCCGCACGCTCGCCGCGGCCGCGGGGCTCCCGACGGTGTCGGGACTCGATCGCCGCACGGTGCGGCGGATCGAGAGCGACTCGCTGGCCGAGCTGCGTCGGCGCGAGGCGTCGATCGATGTGGCCGCATCGGATCTGTTGCGGCCGTCATCGGCCGAACTGATGCGCACCGTCAACCACCCCGGCAACGGCGTGTGGCTGCCCCTCGCCGAGCGCGTGCTCGCGGCCCTCGGTTTACCGGGCGAGCCGACGGATCCGGGGCGGCCGCTGCTGAACGCGGTCCGGGCGCCCCTCGAGGACTGGGTGGTCGATGCCTGGGGGCTCCCCGAATCACCGCGGCGCTCGTGGATCGTGGACGGCGTCGAGGTCGAACCCTCGCTCGTCGCGGAGGCGCACGCCGAGTGGTATCGGGCACACCCGGGCTTCGTCGCCGCGGCGACCGTCCGACTCCGCGACATGATCGACCACTGGCGAGAATGA
- a CDS encoding CGNR zinc finger domain-containing protein, with translation MQLNPYGEYAVLLAASLANDWPRDRDGIVARTYEFGMTAIYAPAAPSDLASTRAVIDSWLEVVDAETPALRATLLNRLMAEATAYPRLTDHDGAWHLHYRDDDQRLPQVLGAVVAVGTALHVTTRGMGRLSRCAAGRAPGDPCRNVVVDVTRNGRQRYCSVRCANRDGVRRHRARSAVAHSRA, from the coding sequence ATGCAACTCAACCCTTACGGGGAGTATGCGGTTCTCCTCGCCGCCTCGCTCGCGAACGATTGGCCGCGCGATCGCGACGGCATCGTCGCGCGCACCTACGAGTTCGGGATGACCGCGATCTACGCTCCGGCGGCTCCATCCGACCTCGCGTCGACCCGGGCGGTCATCGACTCCTGGCTCGAGGTCGTCGACGCCGAGACGCCGGCGCTCCGTGCCACGCTGCTGAACCGGCTCATGGCGGAGGCGACCGCGTACCCTCGCTTGACCGACCACGACGGCGCGTGGCACCTGCACTACCGCGACGACGATCAACGTCTGCCACAGGTGCTGGGAGCGGTCGTCGCCGTCGGTACGGCGCTCCACGTGACGACGCGGGGGATGGGGCGTCTGTCGCGCTGCGCGGCCGGACGCGCCCCCGGCGATCCGTGCCGCAACGTCGTGGTCGACGTCACCCGCAACGGCCGGCAGCGCTACTGCTCGGTGAGGTGCGCCAACCGCGACGGCGTGCGACGGCATCGGGCGAGGTCTGCCGTAGCGCATTCCCGGGCCTGA